The DNA segment GGGGGGAAGATCGGCATGGGGGCATTGCGACGTCGGGTCGCGTTCGTGGTCGGCCTGGTCCTGCTGCTGGTCAGCGCGGGCTGCGACTGGCCCGAGGGGACGCGCTACGTCCACCGGGTGTTCGACCAGGTCGCCGAGACCGAGAACATCACCTACCGGACCACCACCACCTGGGACGGCCAGCCCATCGACCTGAAGCTCGACATCTGGCAGCCGGTGGGCGACACCGCCACCGAGCGGCCCGCGGTGATGTGGATGTTCGGCGGCGGCTTCACCTTCGGGGAGAAGGAGCACATGTCCGTGTACGCCGAGGACTCCGCCCGGCGGGGCTACGTCGGCGTCACCCTGCAGTACCGCGTGCGGCCGGAGTTCAGCGTCGAGGGCGTGATCGACGGCTACGCCGACGCCCTGGCCGGCGTCGAGTGGTTGATCGCCCACGCCGACGAGTACGACATCGACCCCGACGCCGTCGTCGCCGCCGGCTACTCGGCGGGCGCCTACAACGCCATGCACGTGCTCGACTTCCCGGCCGACACGCCCGCCGCGGGCGGCATCGCCATCGCCGGGGGCACCGGGGTGA comes from the Acidimicrobiales bacterium genome and includes:
- a CDS encoding alpha/beta hydrolase, whose translation is MGALRRRVAFVVGLVLLLVSAGCDWPEGTRYVHRVFDQVAETENITYRTTTTWDGQPIDLKLDIWQPVGDTATERPAVMWMFGGGFTFGEKEHMSVYAEDSARRGYVGVTLQYRVRPEFSVEGVIDGYADALAGVEWLIAHADEYDIDPDAVVAAGYSAGAYNAMHVLDFPADTPAAGGIAIAGGTGVNPSAGDRQTIMFHGTADTTVLTQTGLDRCNAGNAVGATCTWVPYEGKDHFIAYYPDTQPDIMFRAADWVFESVLWPLGYRPETVS